A window from Pseudomonas kribbensis encodes these proteins:
- a CDS encoding amidohydrolase family protein, translating into MSHPRWLRNIRPYGAPAEDLLIENGKFTQRRPASNTPLAATDIDGQNQLFTAPLVESHVHLDKTLYGQPWRPNSAGPTLKDYISNERRVLREVKAPIAERAGALLENCIARGSLTMRCHVDIDPEFGLRHVEAMQQLRERYNDLIDLQLVVFPQTGLISRPGTAELMREAMALGVENVGGLDPCGIDNDPIAQLDFVFKLASEFQRGVDIHLHDKGELGLWQIARIADYTERFNLQNRVMISHAYCLGMLPWSQVKPVAERLAALGISLMSSAPADCAVPPFLSLRGTGVNVCLGSDGIRDAWSPMGNGDMLERAMLLAFRFDLGKDDELAAAFEAATVNGARALGVEGYGFDIGKPADFLLMPVETLGEAVVARPVRQVYRGGELIASGGRLLGSRL; encoded by the coding sequence ATGTCCCACCCCCGCTGGCTCAGAAACATCCGCCCCTACGGCGCCCCCGCCGAAGACCTGCTGATCGAAAACGGCAAGTTCACCCAACGCCGCCCGGCCTCGAACACGCCATTGGCCGCCACCGACATCGACGGCCAGAACCAGCTGTTCACCGCCCCGTTGGTGGAAAGCCACGTCCACCTCGACAAGACCCTGTACGGCCAACCCTGGCGTCCGAACAGCGCCGGCCCGACGCTCAAGGACTACATCAGCAACGAGCGCCGCGTCCTTCGCGAAGTGAAAGCGCCGATTGCCGAGCGCGCCGGCGCGCTGCTGGAAAACTGCATCGCCCGGGGTTCGCTGACCATGCGCTGCCACGTCGACATCGACCCGGAATTCGGCCTGCGTCACGTCGAAGCCATGCAGCAACTGCGCGAACGCTACAACGACCTGATCGACCTGCAACTGGTGGTGTTCCCGCAAACCGGCCTGATCAGCCGCCCCGGCACCGCCGAGCTGATGCGCGAAGCCATGGCCTTGGGCGTGGAGAACGTCGGCGGGCTCGACCCGTGCGGCATCGACAACGACCCGATTGCGCAACTGGATTTCGTATTCAAACTGGCCAGTGAATTCCAGCGTGGCGTCGACATTCACCTGCACGACAAGGGTGAACTGGGTCTGTGGCAGATTGCGCGGATCGCCGATTACACCGAGCGCTTCAACCTGCAGAACCGGGTGATGATCAGCCACGCCTATTGCCTCGGCATGCTGCCGTGGAGCCAGGTCAAACCCGTCGCCGAACGCCTTGCGGCGCTGGGTATTTCGCTGATGAGTTCGGCGCCGGCCGACTGCGCGGTGCCGCCGTTTCTGTCGCTGCGTGGGACCGGGGTCAACGTGTGCCTGGGCTCCGACGGCATCCGTGATGCGTGGTCGCCGATGGGCAACGGCGACATGCTGGAACGGGCGATGTTGCTGGCGTTCCGTTTCGACTTGGGCAAGGACGATGAATTGGCGGCGGCATTCGAAGCGGCGACGGTCAATGGTGCCCGCGCGTTGGGGGTCGAAGGTTACGGCTTCGACATTGGCAAGCCTGCGGACTTTCTGTTGATGCCGGTCGAAACCCTCGGTGAAGCCGTGGTCGCGCGGCCAGTGCGTCAGGTCTATCGCGGCGGCGAACTGATCGCCAGCGGCGGTCGCTTGCTGGGCAGCCGTCTGTGA
- a CDS encoding error-prone DNA polymerase, which yields MAAGLVRVNQGYAELHCLSNFSFQRGASSALELFQRAKKHGYQALAITDECTLAGIVRAWQAAKSVELPLIIGSEIRIENGPKLVLLVENIEGYQALCGLITQARRRTQKGQYQILREDFSEPLPGLLVLWVPDTVDDVEEGRWLKQTFGERLWLAVQLHRGQNDQQRLAALLSLADELQIAAVASGDVHMHARGRRALQDTMTAIRHHVPVAEAGLRLHPNGERHLRSLDVLRELYPQTLLDESVTLARRCTFDLGQLRYQYPKELVPEEHDASSWLRHLTEQGIAWRWPKGAQPKVLKQIDDELELIAELGYESYFLTVHDVVRYAREQKILCQGRGSAANSAVCFALGITEIDPDRTTLLFERFMSRERNEPPDIDVDFEHERREEVLQYVFRRYGRRRAALTAVVSTYHAAGAVRDVAKALGLPPDQINALADCCGHWSDETPPVERLRESGFDPDSPILHRVLSLTGQLIGFPRHLSQHPGGFVISEQPLDTLVPVENAAMADRTIIQWDKDDLDAVGLLKVDILALGMLSAIRRCFDLLRRHRNQDLSLATIPADDRPTYDMISRADTIGVFQIESRAQMSMLPRLRPQNFYDLVIEVAIVRPGPIQGGMVHPYLRRRNKEEKETYPSPELEVVLKRTLGVPLFQEQVMQIAIVAADYSPGEADQLRRSMAAWKRHGGLEPHKERLAAGMKKNGYTPEFAAQIFEQIKGFGSYGFPESHAASFALLTYASCWLKCHEPAAFACALINSWPMGFYSPDQILQDARRHHLQIRPVDVRASDWDCSLEPITGAQPAIRMGLRMIKGFREEDARSIESARARGAFADVADLGDRAGLDSRAQALLADSGALRGLAGHRHRARWEVAGVQKQLGLFAGLPSQEEPDVRLPTPSVSEDLFTDYATLGTTLGPHPLTLLRDELRARRCRSSRELLEVEHGRPVSVAGLVTGRQRPATASGVTFVTLEDEFGNVNVVVWRDLAERQRQVLVGSQLLKVDGRWEREGEVRHLIAGRLSDLSPLLNGIRVQSRDFH from the coding sequence GTGGCTGCAGGGCTGGTTCGCGTGAATCAGGGTTATGCCGAGCTGCACTGCCTGTCGAATTTCAGTTTTCAGCGCGGTGCGTCCAGTGCGCTGGAGCTGTTCCAGCGGGCGAAGAAGCACGGCTATCAGGCGCTGGCGATCACCGATGAATGCACCTTGGCCGGAATCGTCCGTGCCTGGCAGGCGGCGAAGTCCGTGGAGTTGCCGCTGATCATCGGCAGCGAAATCCGCATCGAGAACGGTCCGAAACTGGTGTTGCTGGTAGAAAACATTGAGGGTTATCAGGCCCTGTGCGGCTTGATCACCCAGGCTCGACGGCGTACGCAGAAAGGTCAGTATCAAATACTGCGCGAAGATTTCAGTGAACCGCTGCCGGGGTTGCTGGTGCTGTGGGTGCCGGATACGGTCGATGACGTGGAAGAGGGGCGTTGGCTGAAACAGACCTTCGGCGAACGGTTGTGGCTGGCGGTGCAGTTGCATCGAGGGCAGAACGATCAGCAACGACTGGCCGCCCTCCTGAGTCTGGCAGATGAGCTGCAGATTGCGGCCGTGGCCAGCGGCGATGTGCACATGCACGCCCGTGGCCGCCGGGCCTTGCAGGACACCATGACTGCGATCCGTCATCACGTCCCGGTAGCCGAAGCCGGGTTGCGCCTGCACCCCAATGGCGAACGGCATCTGCGCAGCCTCGATGTGTTGCGCGAGTTGTATCCGCAGACTCTGCTCGACGAATCGGTGACGCTGGCCCGCCGCTGCACGTTCGACCTCGGCCAGTTGCGTTATCAATATCCGAAAGAGCTGGTGCCCGAGGAACATGACGCCAGTTCCTGGCTGCGGCATCTGACTGAACAAGGCATCGCCTGGCGCTGGCCGAAAGGCGCACAGCCCAAGGTGCTCAAACAGATCGACGATGAGCTGGAGCTGATTGCCGAACTCGGCTACGAAAGCTACTTCCTCACCGTGCACGACGTGGTGCGCTACGCCCGGGAGCAGAAAATTCTCTGTCAGGGCCGGGGTTCGGCGGCCAACTCGGCGGTGTGTTTTGCCTTGGGCATCACCGAGATCGACCCGGATCGCACCACGTTGCTGTTCGAGCGTTTCATGTCGAGAGAACGCAACGAGCCGCCGGACATCGATGTGGATTTCGAGCACGAGCGCCGGGAAGAAGTGCTGCAATACGTGTTTCGTCGTTATGGCCGCCGTCGTGCGGCGCTGACGGCGGTGGTCAGCACCTATCACGCTGCCGGCGCGGTGCGCGACGTGGCCAAGGCCCTGGGTCTGCCGCCGGACCAGATCAATGCGCTGGCCGATTGCTGTGGTCACTGGAGCGATGAAACACCGCCCGTGGAGCGCCTGCGCGAAAGCGGCTTCGACCCGGACAGCCCGATCCTGCACCGGGTGCTGAGCCTGACCGGGCAACTGATCGGCTTCCCTCGGCACCTGTCGCAGCACCCCGGCGGTTTCGTGATTTCCGAGCAGCCGCTGGACACCCTGGTGCCGGTGGAAAACGCCGCCATGGCCGACCGCACGATCATCCAGTGGGACAAGGACGACCTCGATGCGGTCGGGCTGCTCAAGGTGGATATCCTCGCCCTCGGCATGCTCAGTGCGATTCGTCGCTGTTTCGACCTGCTGCGTCGTCATCGCAACCAGGATCTGAGCCTGGCCACCATCCCGGCTGACGATCGCCCGACCTACGACATGATCAGTCGCGCAGACACCATCGGCGTGTTCCAGATCGAGTCCCGGGCGCAGATGTCGATGCTGCCGCGCCTGCGCCCGCAAAACTTCTACGATCTGGTGATCGAAGTGGCCATTGTCCGGCCGGGGCCGATCCAGGGCGGGATGGTCCATCCGTACCTGCGCCGGCGGAACAAGGAAGAAAAGGAAACCTATCCGTCGCCGGAGCTGGAAGTGGTGCTCAAACGCACCCTCGGCGTGCCGCTGTTTCAGGAGCAGGTGATGCAGATCGCCATTGTCGCTGCCGACTACAGCCCCGGCGAGGCCGATCAGTTGCGGCGTTCCATGGCGGCCTGGAAACGCCACGGCGGGCTGGAACCGCACAAGGAACGGCTGGCGGCCGGCATGAAGAAAAACGGCTACACCCCGGAATTCGCCGCGCAGATCTTCGAACAGATCAAGGGCTTCGGCAGTTACGGTTTTCCCGAGTCCCACGCCGCCAGTTTTGCCTTGCTGACCTATGCCAGTTGCTGGCTCAAGTGCCACGAACCGGCGGCGTTCGCCTGTGCGCTGATCAACAGCTGGCCGATGGGTTTCTACAGCCCGGATCAGATTCTTCAGGACGCGCGCCGGCATCATTTGCAGATCCGCCCGGTGGACGTACGCGCCAGCGACTGGGATTGCAGCCTGGAGCCGATCACCGGCGCGCAACCGGCGATTCGCATGGGCCTGCGCATGATCAAGGGCTTTCGCGAAGAGGATGCGCGGAGCATTGAAAGCGCTCGGGCGAGGGGCGCGTTTGCCGATGTCGCCGATCTGGGTGACCGGGCCGGGCTCGACAGTCGGGCCCAGGCGTTGCTGGCGGACTCAGGAGCGCTGCGGGGCCTGGCCGGGCATCGCCATCGGGCACGCTGGGAGGTGGCCGGGGTGCAGAAGCAGCTCGGACTGTTTGCCGGGTTGCCGAGTCAGGAGGAGCCCGATGTGCGGCTGCCCACACCGAGCGTCAGCGAAGATCTGTTCACCGACTACGCCACCCTCGGCACCACGTTGGGGCCGCACCCGCTGACGTTGTTGCGCGACGAGTTGCGGGCGCGGCGCTGTCGCAGTTCCCGGGAGTTGCTGGAAGTCGAGCATGGCCGACCGGTCAGCGTGGCGGGGCTGGTGACCGGCCGCCAGCGCCCGGCCACCGCCAGCGGCGTGACCTTCGTGACCCTGGAAGACGAGTTCGGCAACGTCAACGTGGTGGTCTGGCGCGATCTGGCCGAGCGTCAGCGTCAGGTGCTGGTCGGTTCGCAATTGCTCAAGGTCGATGGACGCTGGGAGCGTGAAGGCGAAGTCCGGCATCTGATTGCCGGACGCTTGAGTGACCTCAGCCCGTTGCTCAACGGGATTCGGGTGCAAAGCCGCGATTTCCACTGA
- a CDS encoding extracellular solute-binding protein, which translates to MKVKNMRLAVSGLALSCFTAFGAHAAEPKELFFYNWTDYYPVDLLAKFEKETGIKVTMDGYDSNETLLAKLQAGGAAYDVIVPSQSIMQTLIKQDLLLEIDTPTLSNFQYVKGPFRDPSFDPGRKYSAPYLWGTTGFSYDSARVPGGKLDDSWKEFFEPRKELQGQLAALDTSSSVINAASHYLNVDECTENPQDAKRILELLQKQKPFLKMYSSDNTVDRMASGEVIMMQNWNGSTARATLQKNTIKYVYPREGVAMFQDNFAVPKSAPHPGNAKIFIDWMMKPENAAAVSNAIAYANGIQSDQLLDAKWKVMDAINMPEEYASRLRPEKECSNKARELQDRIWSKLKG; encoded by the coding sequence ATGAAAGTCAAAAACATGCGTCTGGCAGTATCCGGTCTGGCCCTGAGTTGTTTCACCGCGTTCGGCGCCCACGCCGCCGAGCCCAAGGAATTGTTCTTCTACAACTGGACCGATTACTACCCGGTCGATCTCCTGGCCAAGTTCGAAAAGGAGACCGGAATCAAGGTCACCATGGACGGCTACGACAGCAACGAAACCCTGCTCGCCAAGTTGCAGGCCGGCGGCGCGGCGTATGACGTGATCGTGCCGTCGCAGTCGATCATGCAGACGCTGATCAAGCAGGATCTGCTGCTGGAAATCGACACCCCGACCCTGAGCAATTTCCAGTACGTCAAAGGCCCGTTCCGCGACCCGAGCTTCGATCCGGGGCGCAAATATTCGGCGCCGTACCTGTGGGGCACCACCGGGTTTTCCTATGACAGCGCGCGGGTGCCGGGCGGCAAGCTCGATGACTCGTGGAAAGAGTTCTTCGAGCCACGCAAGGAACTGCAAGGCCAGCTCGCCGCCCTCGACACCTCCAGCAGCGTGATCAACGCCGCCAGCCATTACCTGAACGTCGACGAATGCACGGAAAACCCGCAGGACGCCAAGCGCATCCTGGAGCTGCTGCAAAAGCAGAAACCGTTTTTGAAGATGTACAGCTCCGACAACACCGTCGACCGAATGGCCTCGGGCGAAGTGATCATGATGCAGAACTGGAACGGCTCGACGGCCCGCGCCACCTTGCAGAAGAACACCATCAAGTACGTGTACCCGCGTGAAGGCGTGGCGATGTTCCAGGACAACTTCGCCGTACCGAAAAGCGCACCGCATCCGGGCAACGCGAAGATCTTCATCGACTGGATGATGAAGCCCGAAAACGCCGCTGCCGTGTCCAACGCGATTGCCTATGCCAACGGCATTCAGAGCGATCAGTTGCTGGATGCGAAATGGAAGGTCATGGACGCGATCAACATGCCCGAGGAATACGCCTCGCGGCTGCGGCCGGAGAAGGAATGCAGCAACAAGGCAAGGGAGCTGCAGGATCGGATCTGGTCGAAGCTCAAAGGCTGA
- a CDS encoding CsgG/HfaB family protein, which yields MISRMLVSGVAIAVLGTLASSLSGCATESSRALPVAKVESATQAWTGVRIPMAVGKFDNRSSYMRGIFSDGVDRLGGQAKTILITHLQQTNRFSVLDRDNMGEIQQEAAIKGQAQRLKGADYVVTGDVTEFGRKETGDHQLFGILGRGKTQVAYAKVNLNIVNISTSEVVYSTQGAGEYALSNREIIGFGGTAAYDSTLNGKVLDLAMREAINRLVDGMNAGAWKPGN from the coding sequence ATGATCTCCCGGATGTTGGTCTCGGGCGTTGCGATTGCCGTCCTCGGCACTCTGGCCAGCTCGCTTTCCGGTTGTGCCACCGAAAGCTCCCGCGCATTGCCGGTGGCCAAGGTGGAAAGCGCCACTCAGGCCTGGACCGGTGTCCGTATCCCGATGGCCGTGGGCAAGTTCGACAACCGCTCGAGCTACATGCGCGGGATCTTCTCCGACGGCGTCGACCGTCTCGGTGGCCAGGCCAAGACCATCCTGATCACTCACTTGCAGCAGACCAACCGTTTCTCCGTGCTCGACCGCGACAACATGGGCGAGATCCAGCAAGAAGCGGCGATCAAGGGCCAGGCCCAGCGTCTGAAAGGCGCCGATTACGTGGTCACCGGTGACGTCACCGAGTTCGGCCGCAAAGAGACCGGCGATCATCAACTGTTCGGCATTCTCGGCCGTGGCAAGACCCAGGTCGCTTACGCCAAGGTCAACCTGAACATCGTCAACATCAGCACTTCCGAAGTGGTGTATTCGACCCAGGGCGCCGGCGAATACGCCTTGTCCAACCGCGAAATCATCGGCTTCGGCGGCACCGCTGCCTACGACTCCACCCTCAACGGCAAAGTCCTCGATCTGGCCATGCGCGAGGCGATCAATCGTCTGGTCGATGGCATGAACGCCGGCGCCTGGAAACCGGGCAACTGA
- a CDS encoding DUF799 domain-containing protein encodes MISRALKLLAAGLALTILGGCVAPKTVDYSAYKQARPKSILVLPPLNTSPDVKASYSLLSQVTFPLAEAGYYVLPITLVDETFRQNGLTTPDDIHQAPVNKLHEIFGADAALYITVSEYGTRYMVISSETAVTASAKLVDLKTGATLWTGAARASSEEGGNNSGGGLIGALITAAVKQIVNSSTDAGYPIAGVASNRLLSAGHPAGLLYGPRSPKYGTD; translated from the coding sequence ATGATCTCCCGTGCCTTGAAACTGCTGGCCGCCGGCCTGGCGCTGACCATTCTCGGTGGCTGCGTCGCACCGAAGACCGTGGACTATTCGGCGTACAAGCAAGCGCGTCCGAAGTCCATTCTGGTGCTGCCGCCGCTGAACACCTCGCCGGACGTCAAGGCGTCCTACAGTCTGTTGTCGCAAGTGACGTTCCCGCTGGCCGAGGCCGGTTACTACGTGCTGCCGATTACCCTGGTCGACGAGACGTTCCGCCAGAACGGCCTGACCACGCCGGATGACATTCATCAGGCGCCGGTCAACAAACTGCACGAAATCTTCGGTGCCGACGCGGCGCTGTACATCACCGTCAGCGAGTACGGCACGCGCTACATGGTGATCAGCAGCGAAACCGCCGTCACCGCCAGCGCCAAACTGGTGGACCTGAAAACCGGTGCCACCCTGTGGACCGGTGCAGCCCGGGCGTCGAGCGAAGAGGGTGGCAACAACAGTGGCGGCGGCCTGATCGGCGCGCTGATCACCGCTGCGGTTAAACAGATCGTCAACAGCTCCACCGATGCCGGCTACCCGATTGCCGGTGTGGCCAGCAATCGTCTGCTGTCGGCCGGACATCCGGCAGGCCTGCTGTACGGGCCACGGTCGCCGAAGTACGGCACTGACTGA
- a CDS encoding flavin reductase family protein — MHSFDFSQLSPREKYKILIGSVVPRPIALVTTIDGEGRVNAAPFSFFNALSADPPILALGVENYGDQSPKDTTRNIQMNQEFTVNIVNDALVEAMNVCAVPFAPGFDELTAAGLTAIPGTSVKCPRIGEAPVALECRRMMALNIGQSREIIFGEVLMAHVRDELIDPKTLYIDQLGLDAIGRMGGHGYARTRDYFDLPTRSLQAWTEAPGGGERFWPGK, encoded by the coding sequence ATGCACAGCTTCGATTTCAGCCAACTGAGCCCGCGGGAAAAATACAAGATTCTGATCGGCAGCGTGGTGCCGCGCCCGATTGCCCTGGTCACCACCATCGACGGCGAAGGCCGGGTCAACGCGGCGCCGTTCAGCTTCTTCAATGCGCTGTCAGCTGATCCGCCCATTCTTGCGCTCGGCGTCGAAAACTACGGCGACCAGAGCCCCAAGGACACCACGCGCAATATCCAGATGAATCAGGAATTCACCGTCAACATCGTCAACGATGCACTGGTGGAAGCCATGAACGTTTGCGCCGTGCCGTTCGCGCCGGGCTTCGATGAGTTGACGGCTGCCGGCCTGACGGCAATCCCCGGCACCTCCGTCAAATGCCCGCGGATCGGCGAAGCACCGGTGGCGCTGGAGTGCCGGCGGATGATGGCGCTGAACATCGGCCAGTCGCGGGAGATCATTTTTGGCGAGGTGTTGATGGCGCATGTGCGCGACGAGTTGATCGACCCGAAAACCCTGTACATCGATCAACTGGGGCTGGATGCGATCGGGCGCATGGGCGGGCATGGTTATGCGCGGACCCGGGATTACTTCGATCTGCCGACCCGCTCGTTGCAAGCGTGGACGGAAGCGCCGGGGGGTGGCGAACGGTTCTGGCCTGGCAAATAA
- a CDS encoding Y-family DNA polymerase, which yields MRWVCILFPQLALDAVLRQRPDSEQPLALLSGPAQRRVLQAVNPAARALGLRPGQSMTAAQAMSKGFATVDYDAAEVEHWQQFLAAWAYRFSAQVSVHYPRTVVFEIESSLGLFGSWAQFEARLRTELTELGFRHRIVAAPNPVAARVLANAYDGLVVPDGEALRHHLGQLPVDRVGLEPSVATALSRMGLRHLHQLQSLPRQALARRFEAPMLKHLDTLFGARPLALAFYLPPDRFDVRIELNFDVQSHQALLFPLRRLTSDLAAFLCGRDSGVQRFDLHLEHAGLPDTLIKVGLLSAERDPAMLFELARGRLEQVQVEAPVRGFRLRAEDLPSFVPQFQELFDDRPQQTLPWEQLRERLRARLGDDAVQGLRFQADHRPECAWQNADDKQPCAALPGVQRPGWLLGEPQSVPEGSARILMGPERIESGWWDGDDVRRDYYLIQNRAGQQGWAYRAVGEGGPLWLQGWFA from the coding sequence ATGCGCTGGGTCTGCATTCTGTTCCCGCAATTGGCCCTCGACGCCGTGCTGCGTCAACGGCCCGATTCCGAGCAACCCTTGGCTCTGCTCAGCGGCCCGGCCCAGCGCCGGGTGCTGCAAGCGGTCAACCCGGCGGCGCGGGCACTGGGCTTGCGACCGGGGCAGTCGATGACTGCTGCGCAGGCGATGAGCAAAGGGTTCGCCACCGTCGATTACGACGCCGCCGAGGTCGAACACTGGCAGCAGTTTCTCGCTGCCTGGGCCTATCGCTTCAGCGCGCAGGTCAGCGTGCATTACCCGCGCACCGTGGTGTTCGAGATCGAATCGAGCCTCGGGCTGTTCGGTTCCTGGGCGCAGTTCGAAGCGCGATTACGTACTGAGCTGACGGAGCTGGGCTTTCGTCACCGCATCGTCGCCGCGCCCAACCCGGTGGCGGCGCGGGTGTTGGCCAATGCCTATGACGGATTGGTGGTGCCGGATGGTGAAGCCCTGCGTCATCACCTCGGGCAACTGCCGGTCGACCGTGTCGGACTTGAACCGAGCGTGGCCACGGCGTTGTCGCGCATGGGCCTGCGCCACCTCCATCAGTTGCAGAGTCTGCCGCGTCAGGCCCTGGCCCGGCGTTTCGAGGCACCGATGCTCAAGCATCTGGACACGCTGTTTGGCGCACGACCGCTGGCGCTGGCGTTCTACCTGCCGCCGGATCGCTTCGATGTGCGCATCGAACTCAACTTCGACGTGCAGTCCCATCAGGCGCTGCTGTTCCCGTTGCGCCGCCTGACGTCCGATCTGGCGGCGTTCTTGTGCGGGCGCGACAGCGGCGTGCAGCGCTTCGACCTGCATCTGGAACATGCAGGATTGCCGGATACATTGATCAAGGTCGGCCTGCTCAGCGCCGAGCGCGACCCGGCGATGCTCTTCGAGCTGGCCCGTGGTCGATTGGAGCAGGTGCAGGTCGAAGCCCCGGTGCGCGGTTTTCGTCTGCGGGCCGAGGATCTGCCGAGTTTCGTGCCGCAGTTTCAGGAACTGTTCGACGACCGCCCGCAGCAGACCTTGCCCTGGGAGCAGCTGCGCGAACGCCTGCGCGCGCGGCTGGGGGATGACGCGGTGCAGGGCCTGCGCTTTCAGGCCGATCATCGCCCGGAGTGCGCGTGGCAGAACGCCGATGACAAACAGCCTTGTGCTGCGTTGCCGGGCGTGCAGCGTCCGGGCTGGCTGTTGGGCGAGCCGCAGTCCGTGCCCGAAGGCTCTGCGCGCATCCTCATGGGCCCGGAGCGCATCGAGTCCGGCTGGTGGGACGGTGACGACGTGCGCCGCGATTATTACCTGATCCAGAACCGCGCCGGCCAGCAAGGCTGGGCGTACCGGGCAGTGGGTGAGGGCGGCCCGTTGTGGCTGCAGGGCTGGTTCGCGTGA
- a CDS encoding amidohydrolase family protein produces MKRIGLKAGCVVGFDGRQHVLWRDGEVVFAGSRIEFVGRGYQGPVDQWIDYGNALIGPGFIDLDALGDLDSTVLTLDNGDERAMGRMWSAEYLAAGPRESFSPEEEVFKYRYAFTQLIRNGITTAMPITSMYYREWAETYDEFAAVADVAGELGLRTYLGPCYMSGMSYWHADGSLAHHWDEARGLAGLDAAERFFKDFDGAHGGRIRGALLPDRIQTCTPALLQRTSALSRELNAPMRLHCCQATSEVAMVEQLRGTSPLGWLQQLDLLSPRSLLPHGIYTSGDDDLQRVIDGGASLVHCPLVFARDGEALNSFGRYRAKGINFALGTDTWPADLLANMRHGLNIARLMEGGPSLTSSLDLYNAATLGGAKALGRDDLGRLAPGAKADITVFSLRGLHLGPLFDPLKNLLLAGRGDDCIASYIDGRCVMHDGQVNGVDYPALQRQAQRQYEKLMRSHSDRAFGRPDWKTLFQPAIPFADDYSAEAPLSAIDPLL; encoded by the coding sequence GTGAAACGGATCGGCCTGAAGGCCGGTTGCGTGGTCGGCTTCGACGGCAGGCAGCATGTGCTGTGGCGCGACGGTGAAGTGGTGTTTGCCGGCTCGCGGATCGAGTTTGTCGGGCGCGGTTACCAAGGGCCGGTGGATCAGTGGATCGACTACGGCAATGCGCTGATCGGCCCCGGCTTCATCGACCTCGACGCCCTCGGCGATCTAGATTCCACGGTGCTGACCCTGGACAACGGCGATGAACGCGCCATGGGCCGGATGTGGTCGGCAGAGTATCTGGCGGCCGGCCCGCGTGAGTCGTTCAGCCCCGAGGAAGAGGTTTTCAAATACCGCTACGCCTTCACCCAGTTGATCCGCAACGGCATCACCACGGCGATGCCGATCACTTCGATGTATTACCGCGAATGGGCGGAGACCTATGACGAGTTCGCCGCCGTCGCCGACGTGGCGGGTGAACTGGGGCTGCGCACCTATCTCGGCCCCTGCTACATGAGCGGCATGAGTTACTGGCACGCCGACGGCAGCCTCGCCCATCACTGGGATGAGGCTCGGGGCCTGGCCGGGCTCGACGCGGCCGAACGGTTTTTCAAGGATTTCGATGGTGCTCATGGCGGGCGGATTCGCGGTGCACTATTGCCGGATCGAATCCAGACCTGCACCCCGGCGCTGTTGCAACGTACCTCCGCCCTGAGCCGTGAACTGAACGCACCGATGCGTCTGCATTGCTGTCAGGCCACCAGTGAAGTGGCGATGGTCGAGCAATTGCGCGGCACCTCGCCGCTGGGCTGGTTGCAGCAACTCGACCTGCTCAGCCCACGCAGCCTGTTGCCCCACGGCATCTACACCTCGGGCGATGACGATCTGCAACGGGTCATCGACGGCGGTGCCAGTCTGGTGCACTGCCCGCTGGTGTTCGCCCGCGATGGCGAGGCGCTGAATTCATTCGGCCGCTATCGCGCCAAAGGCATCAACTTCGCCCTCGGCACCGACACCTGGCCGGCGGACTTGCTGGCCAACATGCGCCACGGTTTGAACATCGCCCGATTGATGGAGGGCGGCCCATCGCTGACCAGCAGCCTCGACCTGTACAACGCCGCAACCCTCGGCGGGGCCAAGGCGCTGGGCCGTGACGACCTTGGGCGTCTTGCACCGGGGGCCAAAGCCGACATCACCGTATTCAGCCTGCGCGGCCTGCACCTGGGCCCGTTGTTCGACCCACTGAAAAACCTGCTGCTGGCCGGGCGCGGCGACGATTGCATCGCCAGTTACATCGACGGTCGCTGCGTAATGCACGACGGTCAGGTCAACGGCGTCGACTACCCGGCCCTGCAACGCCAGGCCCAACGCCAATACGAAAAACTGATGCGCAGCCACAGCGACCGGGCTTTTGGCCGACCGGACTGGAAAACCCTGTTCCAGCCGGCCATTCCGTTCGCCGACGACTACAGCGCCGAGGCGCCATTGAGCGCCATCGATCCACTTCTTTAG
- a CDS encoding DUF4810 domain-containing protein — translation MNLSLSRSLMALTASALLAGCSSPQTLYQWEGYQPQVYEYFKSETPKEAQAEALEADLQKIRASGKPVPPGYHAHLGLLYLSMGKDDQMVQQLRTEKTLFPESGTYMDFLLKNAKTGDAK, via the coding sequence ATGAATCTGTCCCTGTCCCGGTCGCTGATGGCCCTGACCGCCAGCGCCTTGCTGGCCGGTTGCAGCAGCCCGCAAACCTTGTACCAGTGGGAAGGCTACCAGCCACAAGTCTACGAATACTTCAAAAGCGAAACGCCGAAAGAGGCCCAGGCCGAAGCGCTGGAAGCCGATCTGCAAAAGATCCGCGCCAGTGGCAAGCCTGTACCGCCGGGTTACCACGCACACCTCGGTCTGCTGTACCTGAGCATGGGCAAGGACGATCAGATGGTGCAGCAATTGCGCACTGAGAAGACCCTGTTCCCCGAGTCCGGCACCTACATGGACTTCTTGCTCAAGAACGCCAAGACCGGAGACGCCAAATGA